CTGCCTTTTCGCCTCTCTATCTTCTTTAATCTTCACCAAAAGGTTAAACTGAATCACGGAATCTTGTTTGGATTTGCATTTGCAAGTATTCTatgctttttctatttttgagaTGAGTTTTGAATGGGTTTTTAAGATGGGACTTTGGTGATTGATCAGAATATTTTTACTTGACTTTGAtttgtttgtgctgattgattAGTTTGGTTGGTAGTTTTTTCCTGGTATGGTTACTTCGAGTATATGGGTTTCTcatattttgtttaaatttagtTTGGTGgctgagaaaaattgaaaagaacaatagagacaaataaaaattgggaaaaCCCCGCATGTTCCTACCCCGcaccacatgaattttgccttTCTTGTACGATTCGCGAGTGCGTTTTCCTCCGTCTGCAGGGATGCTAGGCAGGGCcaaaataggcaaaaaaaatCGCCTCCCGTCCCGTGCTCACCCCTAAATATAAGGGCAAGAGGAGGCAAACGCCCCTTTTGGCAATAGCTTAACATTTTTATATATGGATGGTTAATATGCCTACTTGTTATGTTGCCCGCCCTATCAAAGAAAAGTTGCTCCTAAATCCGTATTGGTAATTACTTATTAGAGTCAAATAGCAATAAAAGCTGCATTCTTATCGTGTAGGGCTTGTAGTATACATTTCCCACGAATCTCAACATGATAGGCTAATAGCAATAAAAGCTACCCCACtaagcattcctagtagcctcaccaagttagttttttagttattttggtgagtcaatttgatgaaaatcctgaaaaatcACTCatagcagcctcaccattttaaccaaaaaaatttgatgactaaaattactaaccaaattagatgaggcattttcactcaacaactcaCTCACCAAATGTTGTTTCACTTTTCTCTCTCATATGATTAGcacatttttttgcttttttttctctcattttcttctcccatctcccatctctcacacgataatgtccttattttatggatataaatgattttttgtaaaaagattatatagagaaaaaaaaaataaaaaaatatgaaaaaaattattatttaaatagaatagtgaatattgactagttaaaatggtgaggctgcttggggaattttaataaagtggctcataagaatagaaaaaagtgatttttaattattttggtgagtaaaatttggtgaggctactaagaatgctaacataattgtaaaatattggtaaaaggctaaaaaaaaaagggggggagggggcAAATAGCAATAAAAGTTTCCCAAAAACCATtacatataattaaaataatatttttggggACTCAATTGAAAGTTTACACGTAGGAAAGTTAAAATAGTTGGCTCGTTCAGGTGTGtaacttttgaaaaattataaatattgagagaatttaatttttaaaattatatttagatgatttaaaatttgaaacaaaattaaaaaaagttcaataaaatctgaataaaatttgatatttaaaaaatatttgaaaattaacaaATCACCCAATCATGCCATAAGGATCTAAGTTTCAGGATTAGTcatctacaatttcaaaaataaattttaatttttcaaattatatgaattcaaGTCGTTTTTTACATTGAATAGTgtaaaaaatgttatatattaaagatatgacatatAATCgaggcaacaaaaaaaataataatttcaaaaggcttttttttcacttttgagaaatactatttagtagactactaTATGACTGACAGTGaaaattaactattaatttttattttatacaagCCCATTTCGATCAAaagattaattttaattatcacGTCATTTCAATCGTATGGTAGTCacataaaaaatactaaataacattactcttttaattattatttgaataacTCGTGTATAGCTCATGTGGGAATAGGAATATGCTCCTATCAATTTCAAAGACAATCTATTTCGTGTATtctctttttacatttttatggaTAATATTATTCCTTCAACAATATTAATTAGATCTCCTCCGGTTCCAATAGAGGATTCAAATGTATTTATGTTTTGGTCATAATTTAAagtaaatgtataataatataattatatatatatatataatcaagtctttttaaaagaaattaatttatcCCCCTTGAAGCGCGTAAGATCCCCTGCGGCACCGTATAATCTCTCTTACTTAAGGTACCAATCATTTCGTGACACGTACAAAGACAAAAACACCAGAGAGTGCTATTGTGCTGCTCTCTCCGCAATCGCGGCCCACGCGTAAGGCCTACGTGGCGTATATCCCACGCATGAACACTGATGATTTGGTGTAACTTTCCCGAATTGCCCACATTATCGATAAAAGAAAGGAATGCTGCTAATTATTCATTTGTCATTTTTTATCTTTcatgcttttaaaatcatcattaaattaaaatttaataataatttatcttaaatttaatagtaattttaagagctacattaattttgaaagaataaaaaaaagataaaaagatgatatatagaattactcataaaaataataataataataataataattaacaatttCCAAATTAGAAATGTATATATTAACACAGTTCAAAAAGATATTTTATCCGTGGAAGAACAAAATTCATTCTCTTTCCCAATAAATCTGTCTCCATATAACACAGCAAGCACAACCCACTCTTTGTCTCTGTGATACGGTTTTTGCGTAGCAAAAATGTCGAGCAGCGAAGAGCCTGTGGAGGACATGAATGAGGATTCGTTTCAGAAGGTGAATCAGAGGTTTAAGGATCGGTCTAAGGTAATTGGTTAATCTGTGAAATGAGAAATCTACTGGTTTTGAATCGTGGGTTGTGtgttttattggtttttttttgcgATCTGGGTCTGTTTGGTTTTGTAGAAAGTGGCTCAAACCAAGGAGATGTTGTCGAAACAAGCGGTTCAGACGAAAGAGATCCTTTCCAAACAGGCCGTTAAGATTGCCAAACAGGCCGAGGAACACGAAAGGTTCATTAACAAGGTGGTCTTTCCGTTTCTAAGATAAATAATTTGATGGGGTTGATTCATTGATGTCACTGTGTCTATTATGTTTCCGTCATTGATGTTGCGAATCTTGCGATGTACATAAACTACGTTTAATCATTTTGGCgtgttaatatttaaattggATGTCACTATGATTTGCGTTTTGATCTCTAGGTGACTCATCTTTTGGGAGTTCTCGGGTTTGGCGGGTTTTGCTTTCTGTTGGGAGCGAGTGAGTATAGTTGTTTGATTGATAGAATTCACTACTACAATTGCTGTTGAGAaccttattttgatttttttgatttttttttgtttgttaattctTCTTCATCAGGACCCCAAGCTATTCGCTACGTATATTGCTTGTTTTATGTAATCTTTGTTCCTCTCCGGTGGATATACTATCGGTTCAAGAAATGGCATTACTATCTTTTGGTAAGCTTTTTACCATATCTTAAGAATTTGTTGTATTACTTAAGTGTatgtattcatttttttattgatttgtaAAGCTTAATTGGCTCTTTAGGCAATGGAATTTTGAGTTCTGGTGGTGACAAATTTCTATCATATTGTTACTACAAGTTGACCTATGGGTCATttctattaaatattattagTGCAAGCTGGGGGGTTGGAACCAATTTGGGACTGGACtagaataattttaatttaagtgaTATATTTGTGTGCAATCATGAGATTGCACCCATGATTTGTACATAGTTCAAATTGAAGGTCTGCTGCAAGGGTGATGAGAAGACCAACAAAGATTCGGGTTGAGGTACTGGGAAAAGAATTCTTGGCATAACATTTAACAAAGAGAGTAAGGCTACATATTACACGCCCATTCCACTGAGCTAATGTAGCAGTGCCAtcaacccttgatttttttttttttttttttttttttttttttttttttttttttttttttttttataacaaggGCTAATGGGAATTGTCAAGTCAGCCCAATGGGATGGGGGTGTGATGGATGTGttgtatgtagcattactcttaagaaaaaaagtgcAGAATAActgaatttgttttttcttttctttcattttcccatTGTTTGTATTGTTTCTTAACTTCGTAGTGGAACTGAAAACCATATAAGAAGTTAGAAAGAGGATAGGAAAAGGGGTGGTAATTTGTGAGGGGATTTTGAATAAGATTTTGGTGTAGGGGAACTTCCAAATCTCTTTGTATATCCGTTTTACATTAGTTAGCCACttcataattttagttttgccccatTAATCCAAAGCTTCTAGAGATCATCTTATATACTCATTAAGATCTCAAAATTTTGGATTGCTATACATACATGCATACAAATTTCATTGTTGAAGTACCCTAAGATGAAAAATGAGGAAGTTGCTTAATTTTTCTTGTCTCTCAGGATTTTTGCTACTATGCCAATACAATCTTCTTGGTCGACCTTCTTTTGTATCCAAGGAATGAAAAGCTTTTTATGGTTTGTTTCTCGTTTGCTGAGGTGAGTGTGTAATCCGGGGGTACTCTGCACCTTTATTGGAAATTGATTTACTTGTCCACTTTTGTCTCATTTGGATGGTACTGCAGGGGCCGTTAGCATGGGCATTGATTGTTTGGCGCTGTAGCTTGGTTTTCAGTTCTCTTGACAAAAGTGTTAGTGTCCTTATACATCTTTTACCCGGTAAGTTGGACCTTCTTTGTTTAAGTGGCCTTCTTTATACGGTGCCTTTAAACAAAATGGTCTATTGATTttcaagtaaatttttttttttgataagtaattgcaattatataaaaaaacgCAAAAAAGGTGCAActcttatacacgggaagtatacaagagaatccctaacagggacgaacagagaataaatttgaaaattctacataagtaaaagcaCTCAAACTAagatggggcgctatccaaaaatataaagtattgagcaaccgcttccgtagctccaccatggaTGTCTCTATATCTTCAAACAGCcaagcattccgctccctccaaatacaccacagcaagtataaaggagctaaccgccaagcctttATAGCATGACCACCCCCAAGCGCCGCCCCCAAACTATTTAGCAACTCCAACATcgtacgtggcataacccactcaaccccaaataaaataaggacgtagctccaaagagcctgggcgacctcgcagtgaagcaacaagtgatcaatagactccccactcttcttacataaacaacaccactcaattactatcaccttcctcttacgcaagttatcatgcgtcaatattttgcccaaagtagttgaccaaacgaagaaggccacccttgttggagccttaacacgccaaatattcttctaaGGGAAATACGGGAcaaatgggccatctttcctaataagctctttgtagaaggatctcacctcaaataaacattttttagagggattccacactaacctgtcaccctcccCATGTCGAGCCGAACTGTAGTATAGAcaatcgaagaaagaaaggaccatatccaactcccaatcttGGATTTGTCGCGTgaagagaacattccactgagtAGCACCATTATGTACCACCAAATTATCTTCTACCGTCGCGTCTTTATTCCTTGttatactaaaaagagctggaaagcattgctttaaggatctatccccacaccaccaatcttgccaaaaactaatatttgatccattccccagttcaaaacaaacaaaattacgaaattcctcccaccccctccttatatgtttccatacacctactccaaatgaacccgaagcctctttcgaacaccaccccccctttaaactctcaaatttggcatcaatcaccaaacgccataaagcctctctctccctaccatatctccacaaccacttacccaaaagagctcgattgaactggatgaaattgtgaactcccaacccacctgtatGCAAAGGTgtgcaaatcttgttccaattaactagatgaaatttggtcttgtcaccaatgccaccccaaagaaaatcctttcgaattttatcaagacgattagccaccctcactggaataggaaacaatgataaataatacTTGGGGATGTTGAagagcgtactattaataagagtcaaccgggcacccttcgacaaatacatccacttccaacccgccaacctcctttccattttctcaataacaccattccaaatagaggtgGACTTATAAGAAGCATCtaacggcaaacccaaataagtcataggcaaagaagcaACCCGACATCCAAAAAGATTAGCCAGcctttcgacatcctctactccaCCATTAGGAACAacttctgattttcctaaattaattctcaacCCAGAAACTGCCTCAATTTACCgtattaatctatatatatagtcacaTTAGTAGCTATGCCTGGCCAGGTAGACAGTTAGAGAGACCTTCCATTATGATACTTCTAGAGTTCAATGGAGATCCCTGTCTGATCATGGGTTACTTTTAGTCTAACCTGGGAAAAACCTACTGTGCCACAATATCAGCCAGAACACTAatggagaaaaaattaaaaaagaaacgtTTCTTGTTTTCAGCTCGAAATTGAGACTGAAACTTGTTCCCTTTAAGGAATCTATGTAATTGTCAATATAGGAAACCCTATTATCCGGCGGTCAGGGACTTCAACTTCAAATACAGCCACCTACAGCTAGTGTACTGTAGAAGTACATCCCTTGTGGTGTATTATTAGTAAGTACTAAGATGCCTAATGCGATACTTTCTTTTCAGGTCTAGTTTTCTTTACCATTCGATGGTGGGATCCATTGACCTTCGCAGCCATGCACCCGGAAGGAACTTCTCAGAGAGTTTCTTGGCCGTATGTAGAAGACAAATCCCATCTTTGGACATGGCTGTTTGTGGTTCCGTTAATTGCGTATACCCTATGGCAGGTTCTCTATTTTCTCATTGTCGATGTCCTGCGTCGACAAAGGCTGTTAAGAGATCCTGAAGTCATGACTTCTTACAGGTAGTCAACTCTCCATCTCTGTCTCAAAGTATCCCGCCATTGATGTATGGTTAGAACTGTTTACAAAGTTTAATTTGctgctttctttttgtttgataatattTTGCACTCCCCTTCCCCAATTATTCTTCCATTCTACTGAGTTCTTGGTTTGGCAGGGAACTCTCAAAAAAAGCACAGAAAGCAAACAATCTTTGGTGGCGCTTAAGTGGTTTGCTTGGGGATCAAAATCGCTTGTTCATGTACATTCTGCTCCAAGCCATATTTACTGTAGCAACCATGGCACTCGCTGTCCCCATCTTCTTGTCATATAGATTGCATGTGATTTTCCAAATTCTCAAGGTTTCTGCATCTGTATGGAATGGTGGAAGCTTTCTGCTAGAGGTAATGCCTAGGCAGGTGATTCTCAAGGAGCAGAAGAAATCTGAGTTGCAGCCAACACAACAGCACGATCAATCCTCAAATGTGATGGAAAACCATGAATGCCAATAACTCTTCTAACTGAGACCGACAAGTCCTGACAGTTGAGTGATTTCCCAAGTAGTCACATAGACAAACCAGTCATACTTGGTAGAACTTACTTTGTTAATAGTTTTTACGTGTGTTTTTAATAGTTCAATGCTAATGATTGGTTTGTTAAGTTGGATCCTGAGGATGTGAATAATTTTCATTTGCTATATATGCACACCTTTACAGGGATTGGATTTTTGTACAACTCAGATTGGCATCTGATCATGGCAAGGCTTCGGGACAGTGCATCACTGTGTTAACTCTTACTTCCCTAATTTAAATTCTTCCATTTAGCAAGTTAGCAATGTTTTGGTTGTTTCTTCCCCTTTTTGGCCGTATGTCCTCAGATTTCCAACCCGATAGTGGATTTCAAATCATCAAATTATCGCAAAGAGAAAGGTTATATACCGCACATATTTCACTACGTTGACgtagagtaatgttagaaattatattttttatttttttgctatcCCACAATATGAATATGGCAGCCTCAACCatcctttgaattttttttaacaaggattaATTCAATGGTTAGTTAAAACTTCCATATTAACATTGTGGAAATAgttataatataaaaatgtgatttctaaTATGACtcttatgcttcgtttgtttcggtgtaaaatggttttcgtcgtaaaatagttttagggaagtcatttttcaaaaaaaaaatttccgtcgaaatcattttcggtgtttggcgcgtacggaaaattacaaatattttttatattttaatttaatcatattaattaaaaaaaataaattttattcccaaaataaaaaatgttaatataaaataatataaaaatattttttaatatttgacaGATACAAATTCCGCCAAAGTTGCCGGAATCCAGCAGAAAACGGCCGGATCTCGGCCAGTTGACTGGAAACCCGCCGTTCTGGGAGGATCCCGGCCAAATGGCCGGTGATCCGGCTATCTGGCCGGGATTCGGCCAAATTGCCGGAGACTCGGCCGCTCTGGCCAGACTGGCCGGAATTTGGCATAGTATCTCTAGAATCCGGCGATGTCTGCCAAATTTCGCCGGATTCGGAATCTGGCTTATCAAAATCCGACAATATTCAACTGCTTGAATGTAAAATTCGACtgtgttgtttaaaaaagagttgactgcatctaccatctaaggaaatcattttcagaaatttattaagcatttttgatcaaacggaaatcattttccggttgaccattattttcgtcactaccaaacactgaaaaataccgaaatcattttacgccgaaacaaacgaagcatatatatatatatatatatatatatatattcctccaTTTGACATTTGTCTTTAgggcatataatttttttgtgtttctaataaaaatacatgtgaaatACCTTTTGAACAAAGACTGCTACTTTTCACACTccagaagataaaaaaaattagccaaaCATATTACATCAGCCAGTATGAAAATTTATGTGATAAATGAATGTGAAAGAAACATCATCTTCAATAAAGCTGACTCATTGCTGAGATACATCTGAGAAAATTCTatatgatattaattttttttttttttttttaaagaaaaaaagaaaaaggttattACATcgcttttaaaaacaaattgcTTTCACATACAACAAATATTGGCCTATGAGATGCATTTGCAGTTGCTAATTACAATAAAAACCCTCACTACAAGACCTGAAAAcccaataaagaaaagaaagaaaagaaaaggaaaggccAATGCCGGTACGACGGATACCGGACACCGATGCCCCATAAAGCTGCACATGATCACATTAAATCGTGATATGGCATCTTAACAAATACCCCTGGCGTTGATATAACGCAAGGGGGAAAATGAATTGACCCAGAAGCTAAACCAAGACACCTCTGGGTTGATGTAGTATGTACTATACACATGAATGACAAAAAAGAGTAAGATTATATGCACATGTTTAGGAACATCGATTGATGATTGATGTGCGGCGGATCCCACAGGCAGCGATGAGAACAAGATTTGAGCAGCCAAAACCATAATCATGAACATCACTCTGCGCGTGGAAGCAAAAACCCAAACCCCGAGTTTTCACGAATTAAGGGAGGAGGATCGATGTCGGCTATATCTACTTGTTGCATTGACTTGGAGATGTCATCCACAGAGAATGGGATGCTgcattaatatgtatataatgtAAATAAACACATAATAAATTGTATATAGGAATGGAGACAGAAAATCGAGTGAAAAGGAGGGTAATGTAAAAACAGTACCTTGAGTCATCATCTAATAGGAACGAACTACTCACAGCATTGCTAGAATCCTCAGTCATCATAACTCTCATGCGCGAAATAACCTGTAAAATTAGAGAAGAGTATCTGTATGACAATGACATACACCTATCTGAAAAACAGAACTTTCAGCAACCCAAAGGCAAGGAAATAGGTTAAAAACTAAAAGCTATTCACTGCTAATCAAACTCAACTTACATCCGAAGACACACTGTGTGTGCCATATTTGTCATCCCAATACATTGTACTGATCCTGTATAACTGTTGTATGCTGAGCACCTGAAGAAGCAGGCAAGGAGCAAGCAATAACATTGAGAAAAAGaaccaagaaaagaaacatGAATCAAAGCTTAGTACTGAGAAATTTTGCAGAGAAGAGGCACTAACAGGACAAAGTTCCTTTGTTATTTCATTCAAACTCTTCTTTGGTTTTTGATGTATGACCTGAGTTGttaagaaattgaaagaaaggAGCCGGTCagcaaatataaaaataaaattacaactatGAGTTATTGGGTATGGAAGGCTGATACAAATGAAGCTTACTAGGAATCCAACAGCCTGCCTGATATGCTTCAGTTCATCCCAAGCTGAGCCTGCATACTGTACACGAGGATTTCAGTAAGAGAAATGAAAGAGTGCAGGGCATAAAGTTCACACAATTTTGCATAGTGCTCACATCCTCAGTAGCCTCGTAGCACCAGTGTTCTAATTCAGCCAGACCCGCTTTTACATACTCCCCATTACTGAATGAACAACACTCACGCCGCAAAAGAAGACTGCAGCAGGaaggaaaattttgtttttttataggaaTTGACTAGTAGCTTATGACTGCAAGATAAGAATAAATGcaatggaagagagagagagagagagagagagagagagagagagagagagagagagagattggacaCATCTACCTGTTGAATAGCTGAACATTGATGAATGAGAATATCTGAGTGAACACTTTACGGACTAAGAATGGGGGCACCTGTGATGCCAGACCATATTAGAGAATAATCCTGTTCCAACAAAGAAAACAATTGCAGACATTCTAGGTGAAACTGCAGAACTCACATAGTTTGCTTTCATTGTCTTCAAAAAATTGTCTAAGCTTTTAACAATGCTCTGCCAATGAGCAATTAAAGCTTGCTGAGCAACGGCATTAGCTTGGGAACGCCCTTTCACTAAACTTCCCCGTGATGTCCTGGGTGCCTGTGTAATATggaacaaacaaatgaaaaaatgaagagattTTTGCTTGTTATCCTACTTGTTATTCCCTTCCCTCAAGAAGTGGGATCAACACATCAAAAGTAGTGATCATACCCAACAGCTTTTGGAGTGTCTGCATATATAATGACATGTATGGAGATGTGTGTGTTAGTGTTGTGAGTGATTTTATGGCACATGGACAAAAActcttattttcctttttattttgacaCTTTGAGGATGTCATGAGCTGCCTCATCATCTAAACCATGGTTTTTGACCTTCCAATAAGGACAACAGAAGTCGGGATTTCTCCACAGCATTTAAAAAAGAGTTGTCCAAAGGTGTTCAAATGAATGTTTCTAATTTTGCTAAAACAAGAACATGGAAATATAGTGGATATTATGTATCTACTGATACTGATAATGCTAGATCACTATAACAAGCCATCATTAGACTGCTTCAATCAGTTGCCTTTTACTGTCTAGTGAAAGTAATATCAATTGTAGCATgcacaataaaataatattaagcgCTACCTGGATACATAATCCAAGTAAGGGAGAGATCTCTTTCTTTAGATTGTCTCTTATCATTCCATATATCTTCTCAAGGAAGGCAGTAAGCTGCTGCTTAAACAATAATGCTGGATACTTGGCCTCAACTTGCCGCAAGTCATCAAGTCTACCAAGCCCTCGTCCGTTGAGAAATGATGAGAGCCCAGCACTTTGAGGAGATGCCCTTAAACCCTAGATTTCACAAAGAGGGGAAAGGAAAAGTAGGAAGAATAAATAAGAAACGACAAGAAATAAAACCCTGGAAGAAACATGTATGAGGTTATATGATCGATTCATACTTGAGACACCCTTCCGAAAAGAGAAGCTGTTGCAGTTCTCCGCCGTTGTGGAGTCAAGCTAGCTGCTCCACTTGCTTTGAGAGTGTGTTGTAGGAGAAACAATAAAGTTGATGTATTACATAACCAATAGGCTAACACATCATTATTATCTGGGAcctttgataaataaaactcaCCAGCATTAGAAACATGAAATGCTATTTTGGATAAATTTCAGCATAGAAGAGTTGAAACTTGAATATAATTCGGCAAATGGACAGATACATATCTTATAAAACCGACAAAACTGAAACTTACCTCTAAGGCTGAAGCTATTGATTGAATGATACGATCAAAAACACTAGTTCTTTCAACTTCGAATGACCTCCAGTGAAGAAGGCATTTGTATATGACACAAGCAGCAATTGGTTTGCCCCCAGAAAATCCCAAATCTTGAGATATGCATTTGATCAGAAGCTCCTGGTTCTCCTGTACCACAAAAGCAGAGTACAAGAAAcaaatcagaaaaagaaaaataaataccaaACAAGATTTTGACTATGCATCTGAGATACATATCGTTCACGTTACGTAGGGGCACCTTACACTTTCATTTCAATAAActtttaattacttataaaaaaaaaatacatatcgTTCACGCATGACAATGGCCACTTACCTGCTGCTTCTCATTAAGAGATTTCTGTGGTTTTTCCTCTGATTCAGGTTCTCGTGCATTTGATATAGCAAGAGTCATATCCTGAAACAAATAAGAGACCATAAGAATTAACAGTTCTTCCTCATTAATGTATATTATCAGAAGGAACAATGTCCTCTTACTGATGCAACCTTGGCTTCTCCATTCTGAACATTCCCATTCTCTGGTGTTCTCTGTAAAATTCAAGAAACAACACGTATTTCAATTGATTAGTATATTATAATGAAaggaaattataataaatagtgAAAATTCCATTGATACCTGAATAATCACAGTCTTTGATCTCGCAGACAAAGGTTTCCCAGTTGGTGACAAGGTCAGTGCCTGCTGTCGAAGTACTTGATTCTCCGACTCTGAATTGGAAAGTTTCTCTTCTAAcctgaataataataaatatgccAACTTCAGAAacagtttaaaattttagcaaAAGAAATATGTTTATGCaggcaaaagagagaaaatgagatGCTCTTGCTCGCATGCATGCAGATACGCATGggatgctctctctctctctctctctctctaaaagacTAAATTACTTGACCATAGTGGACAATTAGGATCCAACTAATGCAGCTGGACTCAACTAAACAGACAGAAAAGGTGGGTTGAGTCGATGAGGTATGGAGTCATTACTGTAATCACTATGATAACAATACTCGACAACTATAGAGTTTAGTTCTAAAGAGTGCTACAAACCTCTGCACAGATTCCTGAAGCTGATCCACTTTTTGCTCTGCATCTTCAAGTTTTTTAGCCAGCTCAGCATTTCTAGCCTCAGCATCTATAGAAGCTTTCCCGGCCTCCTCTGCTGCCTGTCTTTCTGATAGGAGTAAAGCCTGCACAGTGAGAATGGTTCATTAAGTCGGTGGAATCCACAGGTTCCATCTCTAAGTCACTCATAGTAAATAATGCTAAACGCGATAATGAGATGACGATATGATAT
The Alnus glutinosa chromosome 14, dhAlnGlut1.1, whole genome shotgun sequence genome window above contains:
- the LOC133857682 gene encoding glycerophosphocholine acyltransferase 1 is translated as MSSSEEPVEDMNEDSFQKVNQRFKDRSKKVAQTKEMLSKQAVQTKEILSKQAVKIAKQAEEHERFINKVTHLLGVLGFGGFCFLLGARPQAIRYVYCLFYVIFVPLRWIYYRFKKWHYYLLDFCYYANTIFLVDLLLYPRNEKLFMVCFSFAEGPLAWALIVWRCSLVFSSLDKSVSVLIHLLPGLVFFTIRWWDPLTFAAMHPEGTSQRVSWPYVEDKSHLWTWLFVVPLIAYTLWQVLYFLIVDVLRRQRLLRDPEVMTSYRELSKKAQKANNLWWRLSGLLGDQNRLFMYILLQAIFTVATMALAVPIFLSYRLHVIFQILKVSASVWNGGSFLLEVMPRQVILKEQKKSELQPTQQHDQSSNVMENHECQ